Proteins encoded by one window of Lathyrus oleraceus cultivar Zhongwan6 chromosome 1, CAAS_Psat_ZW6_1.0, whole genome shotgun sequence:
- the LOC127119861 gene encoding uncharacterized protein LOC127119861, which translates to MSKTALKDLNTIPVTERKSEGSGKTCLTKPPVDNANENIEECQKKKNCPALVSPHVNGNQAVPVDSVVEVGIVEIEYIESKNLNDVEDIDTCLKTLLVALDSKDWVLVCDTLNNVRRLSIFHKEAMLDILGSVITQIAKALKSPRSAVIKTAVMTSADIFSAYSDLIIDSLDPLLLQLLLKSSQDKRFVCEAAEKALISMTNWISPISLLPKLQPYLKHKHPRVRAKASMCFSRSVPQLGAEGIKTYGIDKLIQVAASQLSDQLPESREAARTLILELQNVYEKFHDLIPAAAVSKGLETETASEDPKTEAASEDPKTETASEDPKTETVSEDPKTETVTEDPKTETITEDPNTNTESWENFCQSNLSPLSAQAVLRVTSIAREGLVS; encoded by the exons ATGTCCAAGACAGCACTTAAGGACCTAAATACCATTCCTGTAACTGAAAGGAAGAGCGAGGGCTCCGGTAAGACATGTTTGACAAAGCCTCCGGTTGACAATGCTAATGAAAATATTGAAGAATGTCAAAAGAAGAAAAACTGTCCCGCTTTGGTTTCCCCACATGTTAATGGAAATCAGGCTGTCCCTGTGGATTCTGTTGTAGAGGTTGGAATTGTAGAAATAGAATACATTGAATCCAAGAACTTGAACGATGTAGAAGATATTGATACTTGTCTCAAG ACCCTCTTAGTCGCACTTGACTCGAAGGATTGGGTCCTGGTCTGTGATACTCTAAATAATGTACGTCGATTGTCTATATTTCATAAGGAAGCAATGCTTGATATTCT GGGGAGTGTGATTACACAAATTGCTAAGGCCCTGAAAAGTCCCAGGAGTGCTGTTATTAAAACGGCCGTTATGACATCTGCTGACATTTTCTCTGCATATAGTGATCTTATAATAGATTCACTGGATCCTCTG CTATTACAGCTTCTTCTCAAGTCTTCACAGGACAAACGCTTTGTATGTGAAGCAGCAGAAAAAGCCTTGATATCAATGACTAATTGGATTTCCCCTATTTCGTTGTTGCCAAAATTGCAACCATACCTTAAGCACAAGCATCCCCGTGTTCGTGCAAAGGCATCAATGTGCTTTTCTCGAAGTGTTCCACAACTG GGTGCAGAAGGCATAAAAACATATGGCATTGACAAATTGATTCAGGTAGCTGCATCCCAGTTGAGTGACCAGCTTCCTGAGTCCCGAGAAGCAGCTCGAACCCTAATTCTTGAGCTTCAAAATGTTTACGAGAAATTTCACGATCTCATACCAGCAGCTGCTGTATCTAAGGGTCTAGAGACTGAGACAGCATCTGAGGATCCCAAGACTGAGGCAGCATCTGAGGATCCCAAGACCGAGACAGCATCTGAGGATCCTAAGACCGAGACAGTATCTGAGGATCCTAAGACCGAGACAGTAACTGAAGATCCTAAGACCGAGACAATAACTGAAGATCCAAATACCAATACAGAATCTTGGGAAAACTTCTGTCAGTCAAATCTTTCTCCTTTAAGTGCTCAAGCTGTACTTCGCGTGACCAGTATTGCACGGGAAGGTCTTGTTTCATGA